Within Ralstonia pickettii DTP0602, the genomic segment TGGTCCGTCGATAGATCAGTGATGCTTTGGTGCGTCGGATGGAATGCATTCCGTAGGCTGAATCGTCAAGGCCAATGCTGCGGCCCCCCCCGTTGACTTAGGTCAACCGCGCTACCGAGATAGCACCTAGTTTTAATGCAGAGGCTGCGTACATACGAGCGGCTAGTCTCAAGGCTTTGTCGTTATGTGTCGCCGATCTGCGACGTTGTTGTGGTACGAGGCGGATACTCTCCAACGCTATGAAACACAGGCGCATCATAGTCACCAACTACGGCGGGCCCGATGCGCTTCACGTAGTGGAGGAGGAATGCCCCGAACCCAAGGTCGGCGAAGTGCGGGTGAGGGTGCTGGCAGCAGGTGTGGGCCAACCGGACCTAATGATGCGCGAAGGCTTTCACCCCGAAACGCCCCCGCTGCCTTTCACGCCCGGTTGGGATCTGGTCGGCATGGTGGATAAACTAGGCAGTGGGGTCTCCGGGGTTGAACCCGGTCAGATCATTGCAGCATTGCCGATCAGCGGCGCATACGCGGAGTTCGTCTGTCTGGCTCAGCGCGAACTGGTTCCCGTGCCTCCGGGAGTGGACGTGGCCGAGGCTGTCAGCCTCGTACTGAACTACGTTACTGCGTACCAGATGCTGCATCGCTGCGCCAAAGTCGAGCCGGGTCAGCACGTCTTGATTCACGGTGCGGCGGGCGGTGTTGGTTCGGCACTATTGCAGCTTGGGCGCCTCGCTGGGCTGCAAATGTACGGGACCTGTTCATCGCAAGATGCGATTGCGGTTTCTGGCCTGGGCGGCATACCCATTGACTATCAAAGGCTTGATTTCGTGGAAGAGATACGCCGCCTGACGGGTGACGGCGTAGACGTCGTCTTCGACGGGATCGGCGGCAGCCACATCTGGCGTTCCCGCGACGCTGTCCATCCCCGCGGGAAAGTCGTAGCCTATGGCCTTACTGCCTCGCTACGTGGGGGACGCCAGGCATCAGGTCGCTCGGGGCGCCGTAACCGCTTCCAGCGACTTGCGATTTTCGGTGTGTGTATTGTTGGAGGCTGGCTCCTCCCGGGCCGGAAGCGGGTGGTCCCCTACAGCATCCAATGGCTCAAGCGGATGAAACCGGCATTGTTCCGGCAGGACTTGACTGTTCTGCTGGACCTACTTCAACAAGAGAGAATCAAGCCGCTGATTGCTCGGAAATTCTCTCTTAGCGAGGCAAGACTTGCGCACGAGTTGCTCGGCGAGAAAGGCGTGGCCGGCAAAATCGTGCTCATAACTAACGAGGCATTGATGGGGTGACCGACGCCAAGCTCGAAAACTCGCAAGTCAGGATTGGCCTGACTGAGGCGAAAGGGCGAGCATGAAACGCTAGGGTCTGTTCACAATTGAACCAATGGTCCGAAGGCGCTGGCGAGCGATGCGAAGACGAGATAGCTGTCGGCTCGCTTGTCGTACCGAGTGGAGACACGGCGAAAATGCTTGATGCGGTTGAAAAAGCGTTCGACCAGATTGCGGGTGCGGTACAGGGCGCGGCAGTAGCGTCGCTTGCTGATCCGGTTCGAGCGTGGCGGAATGACGGCCTTGGCGCCTGCGGCGCGAATCGACTGCACGAAAGCGTTCGCATCATAGCCCTTGTCCGCGATGATCGCTTGCGCGCGCAAGCCCTCGATCAGTTCTGCCGCGCACGAGATGTCCGCAGCCTGTCCTTCGGTGAGAATCAGCCGCAGCGGCCGCCCAATGGCGTCGATTGCCAGATGCAGCTTGGTACTCAGTCCACCGCGGGAGCGTCCGATCGCTTGCGGGCCACTTTTTTTAATGCGCCTGCCGAATGCTGGTGTGCTCTCACGATGGTCGAATCGATCAGGATGTGTTCGATCTCGCCCTCGCCGGCCACCGAATGTGCAACGCGCTGCCAGACGCCGTCGCGCCGCCATCGCGCGAAACGCAGGTACACGGTGTGCCAGCGGCCAAACTCCACCGGAAGATCGCGCCAAGGGCTGCCCGTGCGGCCGATCCAGAGCACCGCTTCGACAAACCAGCGATTGTCGGCCGCCGTTTGGCCACGGTCGCCTTCCTTGCCCGGAACGATGTCCTTGATCTTCTGCCATACCTCGTCGCTCAACAGCGTCCGGACCATCTTGCCTCGCTCGCGCAAAAGACAAGATGTAAACACATTTATTCAAATGTAAACAGACCCTAGCCTTTCCAAGCCCAATGATCCAATGATCGATTGTCGATCCGGAGCCGACGTCCGAACGTCCGACCGATGGCATCGGCGAATGTCGTCCCCCTGGCCGGCTACTGCCGCTGCGCTCCCCCAGATTCGCAAGCGCGTGGACAGGATTCACTTGACGCCAGCGTTGCCAGGGCGGGGCAATAAGGTTCGATAAGTTGTGCTTATCGCGTGGTCGCCACACGAAGGGGCCTTGGTGACCTTGTATCCGAGACAGCCAGGTGCCAAAGGCAAGGAAGCGTAGCCGGAAGCCGGAACTGCAGCCGTTGAAAGCGCAGTATGCCGAGGTGGCGGTGGCGACGGCTCAGGTGCAATGAATTGAGGGCTGCTTGCGGGCAGCCATTTGGAGAACGATTCGGCGGCGCACGACGCGAGCGCCGCCACTGAGGCGCCCACCCGAGCCGTCATTGGATAACGACCGCCGCCATCGCCAGCCAGACGCCGCGCGGCACCGCATCAAACTGACGGTCGCCGCGCGGCCGCGCGTACCGTCGGCAAGGCACGTGATGCGGGAGCCGAACACCTACTGGCCCAAGATGCACGCGGGCTTGCCATCACTGATGCGGGGATACACGCGTGGCACCTGACTGGCTGGTGCCCCAACTCGCCATGCATGCCGAGGCCGTGTGCGGCCTGGTCACCGTCGATGACGGAGCCTGCACCCGCCGCACGTGCCGGGCCGCTTCTTCGCACGTACCGGCGACAGCGCGAACATCGGCGTGTTCACGGCGCCAACCTGGGCGTCTGCTCCCACGCTTATCGGCGTGCCGGCGGGTGTCCCCCGCAAGCTGCCCACGAAGACGTCGCCCTGATCCAGCAGTTGATGGCACCCGCAGGTCATCGCGAGTGGCCGCCCGCGAGGCCGCCTGCGTGGCAGATTTGCCGATCGCCTCACCATGCTGGCCGCCGCTGCGGTCCGTATCAAATTCTCAGTTCGTCAGATCCTTCGGAAGTTTTCCGCCATTTGCAGCCAATTCCTGCATAAGTCGCTTCTGTAGCCATATGTTCATGGCGGCAGAATCGTTCATATCGCCGTGCAAGTTGCTCGACACGAAATTGGTGTTGTGCTAGCGGCGTAATCGCCGTCGGGTGTTGCGGTAATGACAAGGGTCACCTGTGGGGCAGAACTTATCGAGGGGCTTTTCCGCAGATGTGGTCAGCCTGAGGCCGAACGCCTCCATGTCCGAGGTTTGCGCGCAGTGGTTCAGCAAGCGGCATACCGCCTCCATGCCGATCAGGGTCTCGCTGTCGTCGAGACACCGGCGCGGCAGGCCCGCCTTGCGCATCATCGCCAAGGGGTCGA encodes:
- a CDS encoding alcohol dehydrogenase (K00344: E1.6.5.5, qor; NADPH2:quinone reductase [EC:1.6.5.5]), with the protein product MKHRRIIVTNYGGPDALHVVEEECPEPKVGEVRVRVLAAGVGQPDLMMREGFHPETPPLPFTPGWDLVGMVDKLGSGVSGVEPGQIIAALPISGAYAEFVCLAQRELVPVPPGVDVAEAVSLVLNYVTAYQMLHRCAKVEPGQHVLIHGAAGGVGSALLQLGRLAGLQMYGTCSSQDAIAVSGLGGIPIDYQRLDFVEEIRRLTGDGVDVVFDGIGGSHIWRSRDAVHPRGKVVAYGLTASLRGGRQASGRSGRRNRFQRLAIFGVCIVGGWLLPGRKRVVPYSIQWLKRMKPALFRQDLTVLLDLLQQERIKPLIARKFSLSEARLAHELLGEKGVAGKIVLITNEALMG
- a CDS encoding transposase (K07492: K07492; putative transposase), with protein sequence MRAQAIIADKGYDANAFVQSIRAAGAKAVIPPRSNRISKRRYCRALYRTRNLVERFFNRIKHFRRVSTRYDKRADSYLVFASLASAFGPLVQL
- a CDS encoding transposase (K07492: K07492; putative transposase) — translated: MVRTLLSDEVWQKIKDIVPGKEGDRGQTAADNRWFVEAVLWIGRTGSPWRDLPVEFGRWHTVYLRFARWRRDGVWQRVAHSVAGEGEIEHILIDSTIVRAHQHSAGALKKVARKRSDAPAVD